From Pedobacter aquae:
TTTTGTAGAGGTAACATTGGTAATGCTTGGAGGTATTTCAGTATTTCGTAAAACAGATACTCCATTTGACTGCGAATTAGCAGTTGCAATATCTGGTTTCCCATCGCCATCCAAGTCTGCAATACTTACAGATAGTGGAGTTGAACCTACATTAACATTAACCCCTGTAGCTAAACTTGAAGTGCTTATACTACCCACCGAGCTAGTATTTCTGAAAATTGATACTGTACTAGAATTCGCATTCATAGCAGCAATATCGGGCTTACCATCTCCATCTATATCACCAATAGCTAGGGCGTATGGGCCATTACCCACACCAGTTGCAAAATCAACTTTTGTAGCAAAAGAACTAGATGATATATTTCCTGTTGAATGAGTATTTTGAAATACTGATAAACTATTGTTATTTCTATTTGCAACTATTAATTCGGGTTTCCCATCTAAATCAACATCTGTAATTGAAACAGCCCATGGTCCAAGTTCTGTATTAAAATCAACTTTAGTTGCAAATGAACTACTCGATATATTGCCACTTACATGTATATTTTGGAAAACAGAAACTGTGTTAATTGAAGCATTGGCTGTGGCAATATCTAGCTTCCCATCGCCATCTATATCTCCAACTGTAATTAACTGAGGGGAAGCACCTAAACCAATAGCAAAATCAACTTTGGCAGCAAATGAACTAGTTGTTATAGAGCCACTAGCTGCTGTATTTTGTAATACAGAAAAAGTATTATGGCCAGGGTTAGCTGTTGCTATGTCTGGCTTTCCGTCTCTATTAAAATCTCCAACAGCTACTGATGTTGGCTGCAGACCTGTAGCAAAGTCAACTTTGGCAGCAAATGAAGATGTTGTGATGCTTCCAGTAGTACTGGTATTACGAAATACCGAAACACTATGGCCTCCATAATTTGCTACAACAATATCTAACTTACCATCCCCATCAACGTCTGTAATTGAAACTGCAATTGGAAAATTCCCTGTTGTAAAATCAACTTTTGTGGCAAATGAACCAGAAGTGATACTTCCACTAGAACTTGTATTATGGAATACAGATAGGCTATTAGCTCCGTAGTTAACAACTGCCATATCTAGCTTACCATCCCCATCTAAATCTCCATTAGCAATAGAATAAGTTGCACTTCCAGCTGAAAAATCTTGCCTTGGTGAAAAATCTAATAGTGAAATCCCTGTTTTAGATGGACTAAAAGTTGGTATAAAACTTTCTCTGCTAGATGCAGCTAAACTCGTTACAGAATTTAAAACTTTAATAGGTCCAAACATAGCACCACTAGGTACTGTTACTGTTAAACTTGAGGCTGTTGCTGCGGTTACTAGTGCTTTTGTTGCACCAAAGAATACTACATTATTGGTTGCTGTGGTGTTAAAGTTAGTACCTGTTATGGTAATTACATCGCCTGGTTTGGCGCTTAAAGGACTAAAGCTAATAATTACAGGTATAGACCTTACCAAATGCGTTGCACCTGCATTATAGTCCGCAGTAAATCCGTTGGTGCCATTTCCATTGCCTAAATCATCAGTAAGATTAGTACTATTCTTTAAATCTAATCTTAATGATCCTAAACCTGAAATAGCATTTACAGTAACATCAACAGAACTTCCTGTAGTAGCACTTACACTACTGATATTCCCACTAGCCGTACCTGTTGAAGTAAGTATAAAGTCATCAACACTGATATTATTAGCGTTCTCATCAAAAGTAACACGATAAATTACAGAGCTAGCACTTTCTTGCGGTGAAGCTAGTAATGAAATACTTGTTACTTCGGGTGCTGATAAGTCAACAGCAGGACCTACCGTAAAACCATTAAAAAGGGCTCTCATTCCGGGAGATGTAATCACCACCTTATCTACATTAGAAAAGATAGCATCGGGTAATTCATTTGGTCCATAAGCAATGGTTCCTAATGGAGTAAGGCCTAAGTTAACAAGCCCAGTTGACATTGAATTTCTAAAGCCTCGAACTGTAATTGATGCCCCAAAAGTAAACCCAACTTCAGCCACTCTAAAACCATTAAAATCAAAATTACCTGATGATGATGAAATGACTAAACCATCAAATCCAGTTTGATAATTACTGGGTCCCAATCCCTCAAAAACCCCAAAACTATTGAAAGAATAATAAAATATATCTCCACCTGTAGAAACGCCCAAACCATTACTGGCGAAAATGTTAAATGTAAATCCAGAAATATCAGTAGAACCTCCTTCGCCGTCTACAGCCTCTGTTCCAAGATTGGTACCACTTGCGACTGAGAAATTTAAAGTTCCAGTTTGCGCATACAGGCAATTGCTTGTGAGTATAATAAAAATGAAGAGTAGCAATTTTTTCATAAAATTATATTGAGGGTAAATTATTTAATTCTTATATCTTGTTTCTTTATGATTGCAAAGACTATACTTTTGATAAAATTTGATTTCAACTTTTTACTGTTTAATAATTTGCTTAGTTGTTATTTTTCCTGTTCCGGTTAACCTGATATGGTAAAATCCTGTGCTAAGTTTATTGATATCTAAACTGATGCTGTTTTCTTGCTTTTGAATAGTTTGACTCATTAATATCTTACCAGTTAGGTCTATGACTTCTAATTTCTGGTAAACATCAGCCTCAAAACTTAAATTAATTAAACTGCTTGCTGGGTTAGGGTAAACTGTTAACTCTTTTGAACCAAGCGTTACATTTACAGCTCTTACACCTAAATCTGTTTGTTTACCATTATCATCATATTGTATTAATTGATAATAATTTGAACCACTAGCAGGTCTAGTGTCTGTATAATCATACTGTGCTTGTTGTGTTGAGTTTCCTGAACCGTTTACTTTAGCTATGGAACTAAAATTTTTACCATCTGTTGATTTTAAAATTTCAAAATAGCTGTTATTCGTTTCTGATGCTGTTAGCCAATTTAACTGCACTGTTCCATTAGTTTGAAGTTTGGCTTGGTAACTTATTAATGATACTGGTAAAGGAACTATATCTGCATTCCTAATAACTGAAACATTATCAGAGAATTCATTTGCAACTATTAAGTCGGGTTTGGTGTCTCCATCTATATCACCTACAATGACGTTTCTAGTTACGAGACCCGCCGTAATTTGAACTACAGAACCGAAGTTAATGCTACCAATGCTAGAAGTGTTTGGAAAAACATTCACAAAGCTATTATTAGCAGTCAACAAATCTGGTTTTCCATCGCTATCTATATCGCCTAAAGCAAAAGAATCATGAGAACCTAATAAAAAATCAACCTTTGCGGCAAAGTTGATGTTTCCGGGTGTAGAGGTATTGAGAAAACATGAAAATCTTGAATCAAAACCATAAGTTACCGCCACATCAAGTTTTGTATCTCCATCCAAATCACCAATTACCATAGAAACATCATATTCTCTGGTACGAATAAAAACTCCATTTTCAAAACTTACCACCCCATTTATAGATGTATTACGATACACGGTAAATCCCGTATCTCCTCCTAATACCAAGTCTAATAGGTTATCTCCGTCTATATCTGCCGCGGTAATATTATAGGTGTAAAGCTGCCCAACAATAGTTATAGCGCTACTAAAACTTATGCTTCCGCTTGAGGATGAGTTAGGATATACCAAAATCTCCCCATCTTTGGCAACTGCAATATCAGGTTTACCATCGCTATTAAAATCCCCAATGGTAAACCAAGAATAAAAGCTAGCGTTAACAACCAAAAATTCTTTTGCAGCAAAGCTAATGTTGCCGCTGGTTGATGTATTTCTAAATATTGAAATATTGGCACTAGCTGAATTAGATACAATTACATCGGGCTTCCCATCTCCATCTATATCGCTAATAATTACATTAATAGGAAGAACAGTGCTAAGATCAATTTTGTCAGCAAAACTGCTTGATGAAATACTTCCATTAGTTGCAGTGTTTCTTAGAACTGATATTGTATTGCCAACATAATTTGCAACCACCAAATCGGCTTTGCCGTCTCCATCTAAATCACCACTTGCCGTAAATATAGGGCTATCGCCAGCTGCAAAGTCTACTTTATCATCGGTAGTGAATACACCTGCTTTGCTAGGACTAAAAAGTGGATGGAACTTTTTTAAACTTTGGGCCGCTAAAGTTGTACCTGTATTTAAAACATTAAGATAATCGTAAGTTGCTCCCACTGGCACAGTAACCGTTAAACTAGTTGCTGTTGCCGCTGTAACAGTTGCTCTGGTAGCTCCAAAAAACACCACATTATTTGTAGTTGTGGTATTAAAGTTAGTGCCTGTTATGGTTACTGCATCTCCTGGTTTGGCGTTTAACGGGGAGAAACTGGTAATAGTTGGAGGTAGGTCCGTATTTCTCAATATAGAAATTGTATTACTCAGATAATGAGATGTAACCAAATCAGGTTTATGATCACCATCTAAATCTGCGATGACTACAGAATGAGGATTATTTCCAATGCTCAAGCTTACCGAAGAGCTAAAACTTAACATTCCGCTACTACTGGTATTACGTAACAATGAAAATGTATTTGACCCCAAAACAGGCACTATAAAGTCAGGCCTACTGTCCCCGTCTAAATCACCTATAGAGAAATATTCATGAATATTACCAGTTGTAACATCAATTTTAGGATTAAGATTAAAGTTACCGTTACTGCTGGCATTAAGAAAGACAGAAATATTACTCGAGTTACGATTGAGTATTGCTAGATCAGACTTTCCGTCTCCATCAAAGTCATCAATAGCAACCGCAATTGGTCTAGTTCCGGCAGTAAAATCAACTTTTGGATTAAAGTTAACATTACCAATACTACTTGCGTTCAGGAATACAGAAAAATTATTGGAGCCAAAATTAGTAACAGCTAAATCAAGCTTTCCGTCGGCATTTAAGTCTCCAATAGCAATAAATCTTGAGGAAGATCCTGCAACAACATCTACTTTAGGTGCAAAACTAAGACTACCAGTAGTACTGGTGTTACGAAGTATGGAAATATCGCCAGATGATTCGTTAACAACTGCTAAATCAGGCTTTCCGTCTCCATCTAAATCACCAATAGATGCTATACGAGGACTACTGCCCGTTGTAAAATCTATTTTATTATCAAATGAACCTGCATCTAACAAACCAGTTGTGCTTATATTACGAAATACCGAAATACTAGATGAACCATAGTTGGTAACTACTAAATCAGGTTTACCATCTCCATCTAAATCTCTTATCGCTACTGCAAATGGTTCATTTTCTGTTGCAAAATCTACCTTAGTTGCAAAACTGGCTGATGTGATATTTCCAATATTACTGATATTGTGATATACAGAAACCGTATTTGAATTCTTGTTAGCAACCGCCAAATCAGATTTTCCATCTCCATCCAAATCGCTAACTGCTATAAGATGAGGAGCATTACCTGCCGCTAAAACTTGCTCTGCCGCAAAATCTGCCGTTGTAATATTTGTTTTTTCAGGACTATAAATCGGATTAAAACTACCTAAGCTTTGTGTAGCTAAACCAGTGGCTGTATTTAATAAAGTTATGGGTGCAAAAGTTGCTCCAGTGGGTACCGTTACTATTAAGCTCGTAGTAGTTGCCGCTGTTACAGCTGCCTTTGTTGCTCCAAAGAAAACCACGTTATTTGTAGTTGTAGTATTGAAATTTGTCCCAGTAATTGTAACTGCATCGCCTGGTTTGGCGCTTAATGGATTAAACGAAGTAATACTAGGCACTTGTGCGCTAACATTAATGGAAGCAAATATTAAAGCGAAAAGTGAGATTAAAACTTTATTTACTTTGAATTTAAGTAAAGATTTACAAGTAAAAATTGTAATCATATAATGTTTATAAGTTAAAATAAGAGAGCTTAAAAAGCTTATTATACTTTATAGAAAACATATTAAACTTTTATGAGAGTAAAATTAGACTAAGGATTTCAATTTATGTAGCCTAAAAAGACGCGGATATAGCCCAAAAGGACAGAATTATAAATAGTTATGGAAATCAGAGCCTAAAAGCATCATTTAAATTCCACTTTTGGGCAAAAAATGACACAATTTAGCTTTCTGATATTGATTTAAGTTATGCTAAACTCTTTTTAATAGGAAAAATAGCCGTTTTATGATCTCTTATAAAAAGAAATCATATAAAATGGGTTAATTATCCAAAAAATTAGAGATTTTGATACTTATAACACCTTAAATCTATTAGTATTTGTTTTATATAACTTTATACTATACGCTTGAAGGATTAGTATGATGATAGCTTTTAAAAGCTAAAGTAAATTTACTGGCATTGTTATAACCCATGGTAAAGGCTAAATCTTTAACTTTTATCTTATCTTCTTTCAATAATTTCATCGCTAAATCCATTTGTTTAGCCCTAAACCATTTTAAAGTACTTATCCTAAACCACTGCTTAAATAAGGTTTTAACTTTTGTAGGTGAGGTATTCGTATAATTTGCTAAAAAACTAATGCCAGGAAAATCTTTCAACAAATTGTTCTCTAAATAATCGAT
This genomic window contains:
- a CDS encoding T9SS type A sorting domain-containing protein; translation: MITIFTCKSLLKFKVNKVLISLFALIFASINVSAQVPSITSFNPLSAKPGDAVTITGTNFNTTTTNNVVFFGATKAAVTAATTTSLIVTVPTGATFAPITLLNTATGLATQSLGSFNPIYSPEKTNITTADFAAEQVLAAGNAPHLIAVSDLDGDGKSDLAVANKNSNTVSVYHNISNIGNITSASFATKVDFATENEPFAVAIRDLDGDGKPDLVVTNYGSSSISVFRNISTTGLLDAGSFDNKIDFTTGSSPRIASIGDLDGDGKPDLAVVNESSGDISILRNTSTTGSLSFAPKVDVVAGSSSRFIAIGDLNADGKLDLAVTNFGSNNFSVFLNASSIGNVNFNPKVDFTAGTRPIAVAIDDFDGDGKSDLAILNRNSSNISVFLNASSNGNFNLNPKIDVTTGNIHEYFSIGDLDGDSRPDFIVPVLGSNTFSLLRNTSSSGMLSFSSSVSLSIGNNPHSVVIADLDGDHKPDLVTSHYLSNTISILRNTDLPPTITSFSPLNAKPGDAVTITGTNFNTTTTNNVVFFGATRATVTAATATSLTVTVPVGATYDYLNVLNTGTTLAAQSLKKFHPLFSPSKAGVFTTDDKVDFAAGDSPIFTASGDLDGDGKADLVVANYVGNTISVLRNTATNGSISSSSFADKIDLSTVLPINVIISDIDGDGKPDVIVSNSASANISIFRNTSTSGNISFAAKEFLVVNASFYSWFTIGDFNSDGKPDIAVAKDGEILVYPNSSSSGSISFSSAITIVGQLYTYNITAADIDGDNLLDLVLGGDTGFTVYRNTSINGVVSFENGVFIRTREYDVSMVIGDLDGDTKLDVAVTYGFDSRFSCFLNTSTPGNINFAAKVDFLLGSHDSFALGDIDSDGKPDLLTANNSFVNVFPNTSSIGSINFGSVVQITAGLVTRNVIVGDIDGDTKPDLIVANEFSDNVSVIRNADIVPLPVSLISYQAKLQTNGTVQLNWLTASETNNSYFEILKSTDGKNFSSIAKVNGSGNSTQQAQYDYTDTRPASGSNYYQLIQYDDNGKQTDLGVRAVNVTLGSKELTVYPNPASSLINLSFEADVYQKLEVIDLTGKILMSQTIQKQENSISLDINKLSTGFYHIRLTGTGKITTKQIIKQ